In a genomic window of Papilio machaon chromosome 4, ilPapMach1.1, whole genome shotgun sequence:
- the LOC106718380 gene encoding dynein light chain Tctex-type protein 2, which produces MEERRKSKVSMQVLKSQSMVKSAGDIGPKSISRLRMRKTSFGFTGVPGIRPIERTSQVGMEFRRPPLMYLPTYQLDPRTKFDNEVVEIETNKILDETFTDHKYNDQESPNLALRIAGEVMRKIKDLNFNRYRIITVVTIAQKRAQCFNNAITFLWDHERDSYVDLRREVNTAIIQVTTFGIYLD; this is translated from the exons atggaGGAGAGAAGAAAAAGCAAAGTATCAATGCAAGTCCTTAAGAGTCAGTCTATGGTGAAATCGGCCGGTGATATCGGCCCAAAGTCAATCAGCAGGCTTAGGATGAGGAAGACTTCATTTGGATTTACTGGAGTTCCAGGAATTAGACCAATTGAAAGAACATCACAG GTCGGTATGGAGTTTAGACGACCACCATTAATGTATTTACCCACATACCAGTTGGACCCAAGAACAAAATTTGACAACGAAGTAGTGGAAATAGagactaataaaatattggatgAAACTTTTACCGATCACAAGTATAATGATCAA gaGTCTCCAAACTTAGCATTGCGTATAGCTGGTGAAGTGATGCGTAAAATCAAAGATCTTAATTTCAATCGCTATAGAATCATAACTGTTGTAACGATCGCCCAGAAGAGGGCGCAATGCTTCAATAACGCTATTACATTTCTTTGGGACCACGAACGCGACAGCTACGTTGACCTCAGGCGAGAGGTTAATACAGCAATTATACAAGTTACAACATTCGGTATTTATTTGGATTGA